In one window of Octopus bimaculoides isolate UCB-OBI-ISO-001 chromosome 20, ASM119413v2, whole genome shotgun sequence DNA:
- the LOC106867505 gene encoding uncharacterized protein LOC106867505 yields the protein MVNNLKHHIRTTSYHPASNGMVERFHRQLKAALRASPNPQSWTEFLPVVLLGYRTAVKADLGFSAAELLYGTTLALPGTMLIPDKLQPPNLASYVTRLRDYFSNLPTMSPRQQSPPSRLPSDIDSWTHVFVRDDSVRGPLVSPYKGPFRVLSRTPKFFKIDANGCTETVSVDRLKKAYFDKTTSSVDNTDIPPFQPLHTPLSTPSPTHTPLSLPSPTHTPVKTPPSLLRTTTSEPYVTRSGRTMHWPKKLSKTIYI from the coding sequence ATGGTCAACAATTTGAAGCATCATATACGCACCACCAgctaccatcccgcttctaatgggATGGTGGAGCGTTTTCATAGGCAACTAAAGGCCGCATTGCGCGCCTCGCCCAATCCGCAGTCATGGACTGAATTTCTTCCTGTTGTCCTACTTGGATACCGGACTGCGGTTAAAGCAGACCTTGGTTTTTCTGCAGCAGAATTATTGTATGGTACCACACTGGCATTGCCTGGTACGATGTTGATACCAGACAAATTACAGCCTCCAAATCTAGCGTCCTATGTCACTCGATTACGAGATTATTTTTCTAACCTTCCTACTATGAGTCCCCGGCAACAATCTCCACCTTCTAGACTGCCATCAGACATTGATTCTTGGACACATGTGTTTGTTAGGGATGATTCTGTCAGAGGACCCCTTGTTTCTCCTTATAAAGGACCCTTTCGTGTGCTCTCTCGCACACCCAAATTTTTCAAAATAGACGCTAATGGTTGTACGGAGACCGTGTCTGTTGACCGTCTGAAGAAAGCGTATTTTGATAAAACTACATCTTCCGTTGACAATACTGACATACCCCCTTTTCAACCTTTGCATACACCTttgtcaacaccatcaccaacgcATACACctttatcattaccatcaccaacacataCACCTGTGAAAACTCCACCTTCATTGTTGAGAACTACCACAAGTGAACCCTATGTCACTAGGTCTGGCCGTACAATGCACTGGCCGAAGAAACTCTCCAAGACAATTTATATTTGA